In Miniphocaeibacter halophilus, the following proteins share a genomic window:
- a CDS encoding NifB/NifX family molybdenum-iron cluster-binding protein, with translation MARKISNKIVRAKPRYTMLSPVEDFEISSESIIHLHLEEWESLRLVDYLGLSQQEASESMDVSRQTVQTLLQAARKKVSRSIVESLPLIIKGGNYSTEIENIEGMNKMKVAITYENNQVFPHFGRTPNFKIYEIENGNIIKQEIVQTPASGHGALVDFLVENKVNTLICGGIGGGAVNALQEAGIAIYSGASGEADAQVKSFIEGQLPLTGKANCNHHHEHNHQHKHGEGGCHNHKHQHGEEGCHGHNQRKDNRQEHRHERRSERMRNCNNNK, from the coding sequence ATGGCTAGAAAAATTAGTAATAAAATTGTAAGAGCAAAACCTCGTTACACTATGTTAAGTCCAGTAGAGGATTTTGAAATTTCTTCTGAATCTATTATTCATTTACATTTAGAGGAATGGGAAAGCTTAAGACTTGTAGATTATTTAGGTCTTTCCCAACAAGAAGCTTCAGAGTCTATGGATGTGTCACGACAAACAGTTCAAACTCTATTACAAGCAGCAAGAAAAAAGGTTTCAAGGTCAATTGTTGAATCCTTACCACTGATAATTAAAGGCGGAAATTATAGTACAGAAATAGAAAATATTGAAGGGATGAATAAAATGAAAGTAGCTATAACTTATGAAAACAACCAAGTTTTTCCTCATTTTGGAAGAACACCTAATTTTAAAATATACGAAATAGAAAATGGAAATATTATTAAACAGGAAATCGTACAAACACCTGCAAGTGGTCATGGTGCCTTAGTTGATTTCCTAGTAGAAAATAAGGTTAATACCTTAATTTGTGGAGGTATTGGCGGTGGTGCAGTAAATGCATTACAAGAAGCAGGAATTGCAATTTATTCTGGAGCTTCCGGCGAAGCAGATGCTCAGGTTAAATCCTTTATAGAAGGACAACTTCCTTTAACTGGCAAGGCGAATTGCAACCATCACCATGAACATAATCACCAACATAAACATGGTGAAGGCGGATGTCATAACCACAAACACCAACATGGTGAAGAAGGTTGTCACGGACATAATCAAAGAAAAGATAATCGCCAAGAACATCGTCATGAAAGAAGATCTGAAAGAATGCGTAATTGTAATAACAACAAATAA